Proteins from a genomic interval of Drosophila melanogaster chromosome 2R:
- the Or46a gene encoding odorant receptor 46a, isoform A yields MSKGVEIFYKGQKAFLNILSLWPQIERRWRIIHQVNYVHVIVFWVLLFDLLLVLHVMANLSYMSEVVKAIFILATSAGHTTKLLSIKANNVQMEELFRRLDNEEFRPRGANEELIFAAACERSRKLRDFYGALSFAALSMILIPQFALDWSHLPLKTYNPLGENTGSPAYWLLYCYQCLALSVSCITNIGFDSLCSSLFIFLKCQLDILAVRLDKIGRLITTSGGTVEQQLKENIRYHMTIVELSKTVERLLCKPISVQIFCSVLVLTANFYAIAVLSDERLELFKYVTYQACMLIQIFILCYYAGEVTQRSLDLPHELYKTSWVDWDYRSRRIALLFMQRLHSTLRIRTLNPSLGFDLMLFSSIVNCSYSYFALLKRVNS; encoded by the exons ATGAGCAAAGGAGTAGAAATCTTTTACAAGGGCCAGAAGGCATTCTTGAACATCCTCTCGTTGTGGCCTCAGATAGAACGCCGGTGGAGAATCATCCACCAGGTGAACTATGTCCACGTAATTGTGTTTTGGGTGCTGCTCTTTGATCTCCTCTTGGTGCTCCATGTGATGGCTAATTTGAGCTACATGTCCGAGGTTGTGAAAGCCATCTTTATCCTGGCCACCAGTGCAGGGCACACCACCAAGCTGCTGTCCATAAAGGCGAACAATGTGCAGATGGAGGAGCTCTTTAGGAGATTGGATAACGAAGAGTTCCGTCCTAGAGGCGCCAACGAAGAGTTGATCTTTGCAGCAGCCTGTGAAAGAAGTAGGAAGCTTCGGGACTTCTATGGAGCGCTTTCGTTTGCCGCCTTGAGCATGATTCTCATACCCCAGTTCGCCTTGGACTGGTCCCACCTTCCGCTCAAAACATACAATCCGCTTGGCGAGAATACCGGCTCACCTGCTTATTGGCTCCTCTACTGCTATCAGTGTCTGGCCTTGTCCGTATCCTGCATCACCAACATAGGATTCGACTCACTCTGCTCCTCACTGTTCATCTTCCTCAAGTGCCAGCTGGACATTCTGGCCGTGCGACTGGACAAGATCGGTCGGTTAATCACTACTTCTGGTGGCACTGTGGAACAGCAACTTAAGGAAAATATCCGCTATCACATGACCATCGTTGAACTGTCGAAAACCGTGGAGCGTCTACTTTGCAAGCCGATTTCGGTGCAGATCTTCTGCTCGGTTTTGGTGCTGACTGCCAATTTCTATGCCATTGCTGTG TTATCTGACGAGAGGCTGGAGCTCTTTAAGTATGTGACCTATCAGGCGTGCATGTTGATTCAGATTTTTATATTGTGCTACTATGCCGG TGAGGTAACCCAGCGCAGCCTGGACCTTCCGCACGAGCTGTACAAGACCTCCTGGGTGGACTGGGACTACAGGAGCCGAAGGATTGCGCTCCTCTTTATGCAACGCCTTCACTCGACCTTGAGGATTAGGACACTTAATCCAAGTCTTGGTTTTGACTTAATGCTCTTCAGCTCG ATCGTCAACTGCTCCTACAGCTACTTCGCACTGCTGAAGCGCGTCAACAGTTAA
- the CG18011 gene encoding uncharacterized protein gives MSENAKNNSCLHCSVFSTKYQYQEIFDEFGIELGLQSLLSRHYQLEVSPDPQKQQLLCEVCVTNLIRLFDIDELEREREAAKDAAQGKDSKAEEDPIIITEVQATPPAAKPAKKTVPSRPLTKVLRPVPIIPTREPSARIRNRAAAASNVTPDTSRSPEPPETPSTEDAVSKSEPKLVSKVADQEHFSVLIQNILDEEEAVVEDETAVKEESSEAVQVTEETEAPGQIVILNSEAVTDTNPDENVYIYEHEDVMDPNLDNVKVKPISCSSRLVAQAEESQSDDDIDEGETSNVVLFNFVDIKEKDEVDNIPEYLATVVKTSFEKLTFQWCTVCKHCSLKCPTFESLFSHLSKAHKSRRDVYECPIEGCNKELKGRKFLAMHLVLLHAPVAEIPIYGSCPECKLTFSNILQYNKHSCAHVIKKKRGFRSYCEMCSLEFPSWKRFNFHSQFHLEKHRPRACFVCDYATTNIDELFQHLNYSHEPVGTLFCDLCDRTFRDPSVFMEHNKSHANVSSTTYSCSECMANFESRGRLNGHMRAMHGSVISCELCSREFATEATYNIHMKKHLIIEKDVHVCSTCGLLSDSRETLLAHVNSVKTACFGSKIDVELLRDAYVCEYCSSYFKEKDCLQAHRDSGVHKDGVFLCQPCGKEFPHMKLYRHHLRNYQQLRSDSTHRRLEICVYYMCDQENCTESYVNWNSLYTHKRRTHESASKQAEKSSKSAQEWVCQFCLKECRSKMSLSVHVARSHNNDNVTCPLCNSSYKSHDALAKHHAYWHEPIECPECFKIVKNRRNYDTHVNVVHSNKKRYSCSVCQKGFYHKSEMEAHQKLHGQSYSCEQCSFTTRNKKSLSVHVLGQHYKRFAFECNVCKKRFGRSQGLKTHMQRAHGDKYTCRDYFDGGCGRTFVNSSQLNVHVRKIHDGIILLQEDVVEEDEYITDDAPSTSKKRRLNENNEFIEEADGDDIVMEDDDEEADDFIDEIPDEDTQN, from the exons ATGTCGGAAAACGCGAAAAACAATAGCTGCCTGCATTGCAGCGTATTCAGTACGAAATACCAGTACCAGGAGATCTTCGATGAGTTTGGAATCGAACTGGGACTGCAGTCCCTGCTGTCCAGGCATTACCAGCTCGAAGTGTCGCCCGATCCGCAGAAGCAGCAACTCCTGTGCGAAGTGTGTGTCACCAATCTCATTCGCCTCTTTGACATCGATGAACTGGAAAGAGAACGGGAAGCTGCGAAGGATGCGGCCCAGGGCAAAGATTCCAAGGCAGAGGAGGACCCCATTATTATTACCGAGGTCCAGGCAACTCCACCAGCTGCGAAACCAGCCAAGAAAACAGTGCCTTCAAGGCCCCTGACTAAGGTTCTGCGACCAGTGCCCATTATTCCCACCCGGGAACCGAGTGCCCGGATAAGGAATAGAGCGGCTGCTGCTTCCAATGTAACGCCTGATACATCTAGATCTCCAGAGCCACCAGAGACGCCTTCCACCGAAGATGCTGTTTCCAAAAGTGAGCCAAAACTGGTTTCTAAAGTAGCAGATCAGGAACATTTTAGTGTGCTTATACAAAATATTCTGGACGAAGAGGAAGCTGTTGTTGAGGATGAGACCGCAGTGAAAGAGGAGTCCAGTGAAGCTGTCCAGGTCACAGAGGAAACAGAAGCCCCTGGCCAAATAGTCATCCTAAACAGCGAGGCTGTGACAGACACCAATCCGGATGAGAATGTTTACATATACGAGCATGAGg ATGTTATGGATCCAAATTTGGACAATGTTAAGGTAAAACCCATAAGTTGTTCGTCTAGATTGGTAGCTCAAGCTGAGGAAAGTCAAAGCGATGATGACATCGACGAGGGAGAGACTAGCAATGTTGTTCTGTTTAACTTTGTGGACATCAAAGAGA AGGATGAAGTTGATAATATTCCGGAGTACTTGGCCACCGTGGTGAAGACGAGCTTTGAAAAGCTGACATTTCAGTGGTGCACTGTGTGCAAGCACTGCTCTCTGAAATGTCCCACATTCGAGAGCCTTTTTAGTCACTTGTCAAAGGCACACAAAAGCCGGAGAGATGTCTACGAGTGTCCCATCGAAGGATGCAACAAGGAGTTGAAAGGTCGCAAATTCCTAGCCATGCATCTTGTTTTGTTGCACGCGCCAGTGGCTGA AATTCCGATCTACGGCAGCTGTCCGGAATGTAAATTGACGTTCTCCAACATTCTGCAGTACAACAAGCATTCTTGCGCGcatgtaataaaaaagaagcGAGGTTTTCGCTCTTATTGTGAAATGTGTTCGCTGGAGTTTCCTTCCTGGAAGCG TTTTAATTTCCACAGCCAGTTTCACTTAGAAAAGCACAGACCAAGAGCTTGCTTCGTCTGTGACTATGCCACCACGAACATAGATGAACTTTTTcagcatttaaattattctCATGAGCCAGTGGGCACCTTATTCTGCGACCT TTGCGACCGCACTTTCCGGGACCCCTCCGTTTTTATGGAGCACAATAAGTCGCATGCCAATGTTAGCAGCACGACCTACTCTTGCAGCGAATGTATGGCCAACTTTGAGTCGCGGGGCCGGCTAAATGGACACATG AGAGCCATGCACGGCAGTGTAATAAGCTGTGAACTTTGTTCCCGGGAATTTGCCACCGAAGCTACTTACAATATTCACATGAAGAAGCATCTGATCATCGAAAAAGATGTGCACGTGTGCAGCACCTGCGGTCTATTAAGTGATAGCCGCGAAACCCTCCTAGCCCATGTAAATTCCGTGAAGACAGCCTGTTTTGGCTCGAAGATAGACGTGGAACTCCTACGGGATGCTTATGTGTGCGAGTACTGTTCCTCGTACTTCAAGGAAAAGGACTGTCTTCAAGCCCATCGCGATTCCGGGGTACATAAAGATGGAGTGTTTTTGTGTCAGCCCTGCGGCAAAGAATTCCCACATATGAAACTTTATCGCCATCACCTGCGCAACTATCAACAACTTCGATCGGACTCAACACATCGCAGGCTAGAAATATGTGTTTACTACATGTGCGACCAGGAA AACTGCACAGAGTCTTACGTGAACTGGAACTCCTTGTACACACACAAGCGGCGCACACACGAATCCGCGAGCAAGCAGGCCGAGAAGAGTTCAAAGTCTGCCCAGGAATGGGTTTGCCAGTTTTGCTTAAAGGAATGCCGGTCAAAGATGTCCTTGTCTGTTCATGTGGCAAGGAGTCATAACAATG acAACGTCACTTGTCCGTTATGCAATTCTTCGTAcaaaagccatgatgctcTGGCCAAGCACCATGCCTATTGGCATGAACCAATAGAGTGTCCTGAGTGCTTTAAAATCGTCAAAAACCGACGAAATTATGACACTCATGTCAATGTGGTGCATTCGAATAAGAAGCGCTATTCCTGCAGTGTCTGTCAAAAGGGCTTTTATCACAAGAGTGAAATGGAAGCTCATCAAAAG CTTCATGGGCAGTCTTACAGCTGCGAACAGTGCAGTTTCACCACCAGGAACAAAAAGTCCCTTTCTGTTCATGTTCTTGGTCAGCACTACAAGCGATTCGCGTTCGAGTGCAACGTGTGTAAAAAGAGGTTTGGACGCAGTCAAGGATTGAAGACGCACATGCAGCGAGCCCATGGTGATAAATACACGTGCCGCGACTATTTCGACGGCGGCTGTGGACGGACTTTTGTAAACAGTTCCCAGTTGAATGTGCATGTCCGAAAGATTCACGATGGCATCATTTTGCTCCAGGAGGATGTGGTTGAGGAGGACGAATACATCACCGATGATGCGCCATCCACATCTAAAAAGCGCCGcctaaatgaaaataatgagtTTATAGAGGAAGCAGATGGGGATGACATAGTgatggaagatgatgacgAGGAGGCGGACGATTTTATTGACGAGATACCAGATGAGGACACACAGAATTAA
- the Or46a gene encoding odorant receptor 46a, isoform B: protein MVTEDFYKYQVWYFQILGVWQLPTWAADHQRRFQSMRFGFILVILFIMLLLFSFEMLNNISQVREILKVFFMFATEISCMAKLLHLKLKSRKLAGLVDAMLSPEFGVKSEQEMQMLELDRVAVVRMRNSYGIMSLGAASLILIVPCFDNFGELPLAMLEVCSIEGWICYWSQYLFHSICLLPTCVLNITYDSVAYSLLCFLKVQLQMLVLRLEKLGPVIEPQDNEKIAMELRECAAYYNRIVRFKDLVELFIKGPGSVQLMCSVLVLVSNLYDMSTMSIANGDAIFMLKTCIYQLVMLWQIFIICYASNEVTVQSSRLCHSIYSSQWTGWNRANRRIVLLMMQRFNSPMLLSTFNPTFAFSLEAFGSIVNCSYSYFALLKRVNS, encoded by the exons ATGGTTACGGAGGACTTTTATAAGTACCAGGTGTGGTACTTCCAAATCCTTGGTGTTTGGCAGCTCCCCACTTGGGCCGCAGACCACCAGCGTCGTTTTCAGTCCATGAGGTTTGGCTTCATCCTGGTCATCCTGTTCATCATGCTGCTGCTTTTCTCCTTCGAAATGTTGAACAACATTTCCCAAGTTAGGGAGATCCTAAAGGTATTCTTCATGTTCGCCACGGAAATATCCTGCATGGCCAAATTATTGCATTTGAAGTTGAAGAGCCGCAAACTCGCTGGCTTGGTTGATGCGATGTTGTCCCCAGAGTTCGGCGTTAAAAGTGAACAGGAAATGCAGATGCTGGAATTGGATAGAGTGGCGGTTGTCCGCATGAGGAACTCCTACGGCATCATGTCCCTGGGCGCGGCTTCCCTGATCCTTATAGTTCCCTGTTTCGACAACTTTGGCGAGCTACCACTGGCCATGTTGGAGGTATGCAGCATCGAGGGATGGATCTGCTATTGGTCGCAGTACCTTTTCCACTCGATTTGCCTGCTGCCCACTTGTGTGCTGAATATAACCTACGACTCGGTGGCCTACTCGTTGCTCTGTTTCTTGAAGGTTCAGCTACAAATGCTGGTCCTGCGATTAGAAAAGTTGGGTCCTGTGATCGAACCCCAGGATAATGAGAAAATCGCAATGGAACTGCGTGAGTGTGCCGCCTACTACAACAGGATTGTTCGTTTCAAGGACCTGGTGGAGCTGTTCATAAAGGGGCCAGGATCTGTGCAGCTCATGTGTTCTGTTCTGGTGCTGGTGTCCAACCTGTACGACATGTCCACCATGTCCATTGCAAACGGCGATGCCATCTTTATGCTCAAGACCTGTATCTATCAGCTGGTGATGCTCTGGCAGATCTTCATCATTTGCTACGCCTCCAACGAGGTAACTGTCCAGAGCTCTAGGTTGTGTCACAGCATCTACAGCTCCCAATGGACGGGATGGAACAGGGCAAACCGCCGGATTGTCCTTCTCATGATGCAGCGCTTTAATTCCCCGATGCTCCTGAGCACCTTTAACCCCACCTTTGCTTTCAGCTTGGAGGCCTTTGGTTCT ATCGTCAACTGCTCCTACAGCTACTTCGCACTGCTGAAGCGCGTCAACAGTTAA